The Bubalus bubalis isolate 160015118507 breed Murrah chromosome 16, NDDB_SH_1, whole genome shotgun sequence genome window below encodes:
- the C16H11orf53 gene encoding uncharacterized protein C11orf53 homolog produces MSGYYGVRRAFLSDPDFHNTKQFANDACTSSAAKPFACESSVGQGHAALLDPYFPEPYGDHRPTALTPNSGTLFSSSPLPPLLPPPFPSDPAHFALRDSWEQTVPEGLSQPDPVPADALQSLAPSTGSLSQLESGGAAQHRSTGWGGPLTGVQSYSLHALEDLYHTQGYPTPAPYPFTSFMTMSNDPPPKVGPFSPDEGTDTSALQDTSPWTKEDGSLAWGPYECRRAY; encoded by the exons ATGTCAGGTTACTATGGTGTCAGGAGAGCCTTCCTCTCCGACCCGGACTTTCACAACACCAAGCAGTTTGCCAACGACGCCTGCACGTCAAGCGCGGCCAAGCCCTTTGCCTGCGAGTCCTCAGTGGGGCAGGGCCACGCGGCCCTGCTGGACCCGTACTTCCCGGAGCCCTACGGGGACCACCGCCCCACGGCCCTGACCCCCAACAGCGGCACCCTGTTCAGCTCCTCGCCCCTGCCGCCGCTCCTGCCGCCGCCCTTCCCCAGCGACCCCGCACACTTCGCGCTG AGGGACTCGTGGGAGCAGACGGTGCCTGAAGGCCTCAGCCAGCCAGACCCCGTGCCGGCCGATGCCCTGCAGAGCTTGGCACCCAGCACCGGCTCCCTCTCGCAGCTGGAGTCGGGCGGTGCGGCCCAGCACAGGAGCACCGGCTGGGGGGGCCCCCTCACCGGGGTTCAGTCCTACTCGCTGCATGCGCTGGAGGATTTATACCACACGCAGGGGTACCCCACCCCGGCCCCCTACCCTTTCACCTCTTTCATGACGATGTCCAATGACCCACCGCCCAAGGTGGGGCCCTTCTCCCCAGACGAGGGCACAGACACCTCTGCCCTCCAGGACACTTCTCCGTGGACCAAAGAAGACGGGAGCCTGGCGTGGGGGCCATATGAGTGCCGCAGAGCCTACTGA